The following coding sequences are from one Salvia hispanica cultivar TCC Black 2014 chromosome 3, UniMelb_Shisp_WGS_1.0, whole genome shotgun sequence window:
- the LOC125214717 gene encoding auxin response factor 4-like isoform X1 gives MEFDLNHAVSEVEKNNACVNGEECEGGSGDYAFLQTSIFSPNAASHSSSSSSPCSESAPPSIYVELWHACAGPLTSLPKKGNVVVYFPQGHMEQAASASPFPPMDVPTFDLPPQIFCRVVDVQLLANKENDEVYTQLNLLPLPEVEGVKSNGEESESVGTGEDGYGVMPAKSTSHMFCKTLTASDTSTHGGFSVPRRAAEDCFPPLDYKEQRPSQELIAKDLHGVEWKFRHIYRGQPRRHLLTTGWSIFVSQKNLVSGDAVLFLRGETGELRLGIRRAARPRNGLPDSIIKNQSSYPNVLSPVANAISSNNSFHVFYSPRASHADFIIPAKKYVKCTTSRVPVGTRFRMRFDFDDSPERRFSGVVTGVGDMDPYRWQNSKWRCLMVRWDEDIMSNHQERVSPWDIDLSGNYAPLSIQSSPRMKKLRSNLHVAPHGSPIAGGDAVLDFEESVRSSKVLQGQENVGLVSPFYRGDRVNRQLDFGVQPTTLNPVPNGMDKMNYGEFMRNHAPANFTGFLESTWFPKVLQGQEICSFKSLTGRSSSDLGVWSKPQHGYNIHNQRPMPSFYPLASEGSRSMSIPHKSIHTGGPMLSNFSNFQTGNHVLSPTSILSGTKADVGRMPHLTNEPRALERTSGLKNVNSESNLKENVPSCKIFGFSLTEDPAAINLQGPSKRSCTKVHKQGSLVGRAIDLLRLNGYDDLLTELERLFNMEGLLCDPNHGWRILYTDSENDMMVVGDDPWHEFVEVATKIHIYTQEEVEKLTIGMNSDDTKSCLEEAPSAPDVSKSSSVGEPDSSPTVIRM, from the exons ATGGAATTCGATCTGAATCATGCTGTGAGTGAAGTGGAGAAGAATAATGCATGTGTGAACGGAGAAGAATGTGAAggtggtagtggtgattaTGCGTTTCTgcaaacttcaattttttcaccGAATGCTGCCTCTCactcatcttcttcttcttccccttgTTCAGAATCTGCTCCACCATCGATATATGTGGAGCTCTGGCATGCTTGTGCTGGACCTCTCACCAGCTTGCCCAAGAAGGGAAATGTAGTGGTCTATTTCCCTCAAGGCCACATGGAGCAGGCTGCCTCTGCCTCCCCCTTTCCTCCTATGGATGTCCCCACTTTTGATCTTCCTCCACAGATCTTTTGCCGGGTTGTTGATGTTCAGCTTCTT GCAAACAAGGAGAATGATGAGGTTTACACTCAACTGAATCTGCTTCCTCTACCAGAG GTCGAAGGGGTGAAATCGAACGGCGAAGAGAGTGAAAGTGTGGGTACTGGCGAGGATGGGTATGGTGTCATGCCTGCAAAGTCGACTTCCCACATGTTCTGCAAGACCTTGACTGCTTCAGATACCAGTACCCATGGTGGATTTTCTGTTCCTCGTAGAGCCGCTGAAGACTGCTTCCCCCCTCTG GATTATAAAGAGCAGAGGCCCTCCCAGGAACTCATAGCCAAAGACCTGCATGGAGTGGAGTGGAAGTTCAGACACATTTATAGAG GCCAGCCAAGGCGGCATTTGCTCACTACTGGTTGGAGTATATTTGTTAGTCAGAAAAATCTTGTTTCGGGGGATGCTGTCCTCTTTCTGAG AGGAGAAACTGGAGAACTACGGTTAGGGATTAGACGAGCTGCTCGGCCTAGGAATGGCTTGCCTGATTCGATCATTAAGAATCAGAGTTCTTATCCCAATGTCCTCTCTCCAGTTGCAAATGCTATATCAAGCAACAACTCTTTTCATGTTTTCTACAGCCCAAG gGCGAGCCATGCTGATTTTATTATCCCCGCCAAGAAATATGTGAAGTGTACCACCAGCCGTGTACCTGTTGGGACAAGATTCAGAATGCGATTCGATTTTGATGATTCTCCTGAAAGAAG GTTCAGTGGAGTGGTGACTGGAGTCGGTGATATGGATCCCTATCGATGGCAGAACTCGAAATGGAGATGCCTGATG GTGCGTTGGGACGAGGACATCATGAGTAACCACCAAGAACGAGTTTCTCCATGGGACATTGATTTATCAGGTAACTATGCACCTCTGAGTATCCAGTCCTCACCTAGGATGAAGAAACTGAGGTCGAATCTGCACGTTGCCCCGCATGGTAGCCCGATTGCTG GTGGGGACGCTGTTTTGGACTTTGAGGAGTCGGTACGATCCTCCAAGGTCTTGCAAGGTCAAGAAAATGTAGGTCTAGTTTCACCTTTCTACAGAGGTGATCGTGTGAACCGCCAGCTCGATTTTGGTGTGCAACCTACCACACTTAATCCTGTGCCAAACGGGATGGATAAAATGAACTATGGCGAGTTTATGAGAAACCACGCGCCCGCCAACTTCACAGGCTTTCTGGAATCCACTTGGTTTCCTAAGGTCTTGCAAGGTCAAGAAATTTGCTCATTCAAATCTCTCACGGGGAGAAGTAGCTCGGATCTCGGTGTTTGGTCAAAACCTCAGCATGGTTACAACATTCACAATCAGAGGCCGATGCCCAGCTTCTATCCCCTGGCTTCAGAAGGTTCTAGAAGCATGTCGATTCCGCACAAGAGCATCCATACAGGAGGACCCATGCTGTCCAACTTCTCCAATTTCCAAACAGGAAATCATGTTCTGAGCCCTACTTCTATTCTGAGTGGGACAAAAGCCGATGTAGGTCGAATGCCACATCTGACAAACGAACCGAGGGCGCTGGAGAGGACGTCTGGTCTTAAAAATGTGAACAGTGAAAGCAACTTGAAGGAGAATGTTCCGAGCTGCAAGATATTCGGTTTCTCCTTGACAGAAGATCCTGCTGCCATCAATCTACAGGGCCCTAGCAAGAGGAGCTGTACAAAG GTTCACAAACAAGGTAGCTTGGTGGGGAGAGCCATTGATCTTTTGAGATTGAATGGCTATGATGATTTGCTGACTGAACTCGAGAGGCTGTTCAACATGGAGGGCCTCTTGTGCGATCCAAATCATGGATGGCGCATACTGTACACTGATAGTGAGAACGACATGATGGTGGTTGGCGACGACCCTTGGCA CGAGTTTGTTGAGGTGGCGACGAAGATCCACATATACACACAAGAGGAGGTGGAGAAGCTGACCATTGGAATGAACAGCGACGACACCAAGAGCTGCCTAGAAGAAGCGCCATCAGCGCCTGATGTGTCCAAGTCGTCGTCAGTAGGGGAGCCCGATTCTTCCCCAACTGTGATAAGGATGTGA
- the LOC125214717 gene encoding auxin response factor 4-like isoform X2 has product MEFDLNHAVSEVEKNNACVNGEECEESAPPSIYVELWHACAGPLTSLPKKGNVVVYFPQGHMEQAASASPFPPMDVPTFDLPPQIFCRVVDVQLLANKENDEVYTQLNLLPLPEVEGVKSNGEESESVGTGEDGYGVMPAKSTSHMFCKTLTASDTSTHGGFSVPRRAAEDCFPPLDYKEQRPSQELIAKDLHGVEWKFRHIYRGQPRRHLLTTGWSIFVSQKNLVSGDAVLFLRGETGELRLGIRRAARPRNGLPDSIIKNQSSYPNVLSPVANAISSNNSFHVFYSPRASHADFIIPAKKYVKCTTSRVPVGTRFRMRFDFDDSPERRFSGVVTGVGDMDPYRWQNSKWRCLMVRWDEDIMSNHQERVSPWDIDLSGNYAPLSIQSSPRMKKLRSNLHVAPHGSPIAGGDAVLDFEESVRSSKVLQGQENVGLVSPFYRGDRVNRQLDFGVQPTTLNPVPNGMDKMNYGEFMRNHAPANFTGFLESTWFPKVLQGQEICSFKSLTGRSSSDLGVWSKPQHGYNIHNQRPMPSFYPLASEGSRSMSIPHKSIHTGGPMLSNFSNFQTGNHVLSPTSILSGTKADVGRMPHLTNEPRALERTSGLKNVNSESNLKENVPSCKIFGFSLTEDPAAINLQGPSKRSCTKVHKQGSLVGRAIDLLRLNGYDDLLTELERLFNMEGLLCDPNHGWRILYTDSENDMMVVGDDPWHEFVEVATKIHIYTQEEVEKLTIGMNSDDTKSCLEEAPSAPDVSKSSSVGEPDSSPTVIRM; this is encoded by the exons ATGGAATTCGATCTGAATCATGCTGTGAGTGAAGTGGAGAAGAATAATGCATGTGTGAACGGAGAAGAATGTGAAg AATCTGCTCCACCATCGATATATGTGGAGCTCTGGCATGCTTGTGCTGGACCTCTCACCAGCTTGCCCAAGAAGGGAAATGTAGTGGTCTATTTCCCTCAAGGCCACATGGAGCAGGCTGCCTCTGCCTCCCCCTTTCCTCCTATGGATGTCCCCACTTTTGATCTTCCTCCACAGATCTTTTGCCGGGTTGTTGATGTTCAGCTTCTT GCAAACAAGGAGAATGATGAGGTTTACACTCAACTGAATCTGCTTCCTCTACCAGAG GTCGAAGGGGTGAAATCGAACGGCGAAGAGAGTGAAAGTGTGGGTACTGGCGAGGATGGGTATGGTGTCATGCCTGCAAAGTCGACTTCCCACATGTTCTGCAAGACCTTGACTGCTTCAGATACCAGTACCCATGGTGGATTTTCTGTTCCTCGTAGAGCCGCTGAAGACTGCTTCCCCCCTCTG GATTATAAAGAGCAGAGGCCCTCCCAGGAACTCATAGCCAAAGACCTGCATGGAGTGGAGTGGAAGTTCAGACACATTTATAGAG GCCAGCCAAGGCGGCATTTGCTCACTACTGGTTGGAGTATATTTGTTAGTCAGAAAAATCTTGTTTCGGGGGATGCTGTCCTCTTTCTGAG AGGAGAAACTGGAGAACTACGGTTAGGGATTAGACGAGCTGCTCGGCCTAGGAATGGCTTGCCTGATTCGATCATTAAGAATCAGAGTTCTTATCCCAATGTCCTCTCTCCAGTTGCAAATGCTATATCAAGCAACAACTCTTTTCATGTTTTCTACAGCCCAAG gGCGAGCCATGCTGATTTTATTATCCCCGCCAAGAAATATGTGAAGTGTACCACCAGCCGTGTACCTGTTGGGACAAGATTCAGAATGCGATTCGATTTTGATGATTCTCCTGAAAGAAG GTTCAGTGGAGTGGTGACTGGAGTCGGTGATATGGATCCCTATCGATGGCAGAACTCGAAATGGAGATGCCTGATG GTGCGTTGGGACGAGGACATCATGAGTAACCACCAAGAACGAGTTTCTCCATGGGACATTGATTTATCAGGTAACTATGCACCTCTGAGTATCCAGTCCTCACCTAGGATGAAGAAACTGAGGTCGAATCTGCACGTTGCCCCGCATGGTAGCCCGATTGCTG GTGGGGACGCTGTTTTGGACTTTGAGGAGTCGGTACGATCCTCCAAGGTCTTGCAAGGTCAAGAAAATGTAGGTCTAGTTTCACCTTTCTACAGAGGTGATCGTGTGAACCGCCAGCTCGATTTTGGTGTGCAACCTACCACACTTAATCCTGTGCCAAACGGGATGGATAAAATGAACTATGGCGAGTTTATGAGAAACCACGCGCCCGCCAACTTCACAGGCTTTCTGGAATCCACTTGGTTTCCTAAGGTCTTGCAAGGTCAAGAAATTTGCTCATTCAAATCTCTCACGGGGAGAAGTAGCTCGGATCTCGGTGTTTGGTCAAAACCTCAGCATGGTTACAACATTCACAATCAGAGGCCGATGCCCAGCTTCTATCCCCTGGCTTCAGAAGGTTCTAGAAGCATGTCGATTCCGCACAAGAGCATCCATACAGGAGGACCCATGCTGTCCAACTTCTCCAATTTCCAAACAGGAAATCATGTTCTGAGCCCTACTTCTATTCTGAGTGGGACAAAAGCCGATGTAGGTCGAATGCCACATCTGACAAACGAACCGAGGGCGCTGGAGAGGACGTCTGGTCTTAAAAATGTGAACAGTGAAAGCAACTTGAAGGAGAATGTTCCGAGCTGCAAGATATTCGGTTTCTCCTTGACAGAAGATCCTGCTGCCATCAATCTACAGGGCCCTAGCAAGAGGAGCTGTACAAAG GTTCACAAACAAGGTAGCTTGGTGGGGAGAGCCATTGATCTTTTGAGATTGAATGGCTATGATGATTTGCTGACTGAACTCGAGAGGCTGTTCAACATGGAGGGCCTCTTGTGCGATCCAAATCATGGATGGCGCATACTGTACACTGATAGTGAGAACGACATGATGGTGGTTGGCGACGACCCTTGGCA CGAGTTTGTTGAGGTGGCGACGAAGATCCACATATACACACAAGAGGAGGTGGAGAAGCTGACCATTGGAATGAACAGCGACGACACCAAGAGCTGCCTAGAAGAAGCGCCATCAGCGCCTGATGTGTCCAAGTCGTCGTCAGTAGGGGAGCCCGATTCTTCCCCAACTGTGATAAGGATGTGA